In Primulina eburnea isolate SZY01 chromosome 5, ASM2296580v1, whole genome shotgun sequence, a single window of DNA contains:
- the LOC140833037 gene encoding ABC transporter C family member 5-like isoform X2 yields MASNNWIAWGSEEKGRVRRERLIGIFALLSGGSSFFILGRAVLLSTIAIETAQHLVVGMIRSILRAPLSFFDSTPSSRIRKRSSTDQSIVDTHIPYRDFTFSDEHGRDELQDGNAVYLATYSFMANSTPKDVGKYEAILDYMFLDEELWAFFQFCVPGLRE; encoded by the exons ATGGCCAGCAATAACTGGATCGCCTGGGgatcagaagaaaaaggtagAGTTAGAAGGGAGCGTTTGATTGGGATATTTGCTTTGCTTTCTGGTGGTAGCTCGTTCTTTATTTTGGGAAGAGCAGTTCTGCTATCAACTATTGCTATCGAAACTGCACAACACCTAGTTGTTGGAATGATAAGATCAATTCTCCGAGCGCCTCTATCTTTCTTTGATTCCACACCGTCGAGCAGAATTCGGAAAAGG TCATCTACAGATCAAAGCATAGTGGATACACATATTCCATACAG GGATTTTACATTTAGTGATGAACATGGGCGCGATGAACTTCAAGAT GGAAATGCTGTTTATCTAGCAACTTATAGCTTCATGGCTAACTCCACTCCGAAAGATGTAGGAAAATATGAAGCAATATTGGATTATATGTTTCTAGATGAA GAATTATGGGCATTTTTTCAATTTTGCGTTCCTGGGTTACGAGAATGA
- the LOC140833037 gene encoding ABC transporter C family member 5-like isoform X3: MASNNWIAWGSEEKGRVRRERLIGIFALLSGGSSFFILGRAVLLSTIAIETAQHLVVGMIRSILRAPLSFFDSTPSSRIRKRSSTDQSIVDTHIPYRDFTFSDEHGRDELQDGNAVYLATYSFMANSTPKDELWAFFQFCVPGLRE; encoded by the exons ATGGCCAGCAATAACTGGATCGCCTGGGgatcagaagaaaaaggtagAGTTAGAAGGGAGCGTTTGATTGGGATATTTGCTTTGCTTTCTGGTGGTAGCTCGTTCTTTATTTTGGGAAGAGCAGTTCTGCTATCAACTATTGCTATCGAAACTGCACAACACCTAGTTGTTGGAATGATAAGATCAATTCTCCGAGCGCCTCTATCTTTCTTTGATTCCACACCGTCGAGCAGAATTCGGAAAAGG TCATCTACAGATCAAAGCATAGTGGATACACATATTCCATACAG GGATTTTACATTTAGTGATGAACATGGGCGCGATGAACTTCAAGAT GGAAATGCTGTTTATCTAGCAACTTATAGCTTCATGGCTAACTCCACTCCGAAAGAT GAATTATGGGCATTTTTTCAATTTTGCGTTCCTGGGTTACGAGAATGA